The Pelecanus crispus isolate bPelCri1 chromosome 16, bPelCri1.pri, whole genome shotgun sequence sequence AGTAAATGCAGGAAGAGGGAAACCAGGTAAATCAAGAATAACCCTTGAAGCCCATGGAGCTGCCTGTAGTGGTAGGTTAAATTATACAGCTGAAATATCTTTACAATTAGCACGCATTCAGTTAGCCTCATAGTTTGGTCCTGCCAGTTGCTAAGAAGTCTTAGGTAAGAAGGCATTATACAAACCAGTGAAACACTATTAACTACTAACAATCTTAATTGTAttctttaataacatttttactCTTAAAGGAATATAGATCTGGTCTTCAGCAATGTCTACTGCAGCAAGGCCAGCTTAACCAACATGACTTCTAGCCCACACAACCTGGTATTACCCTGAAGCTAGTGCAACAGGCAGAGACAGCAGATCAAAATAGTTCTCGTTTTGCTACTTTACTGTGATGCTGATGAACTTTAGGACCCCTGCGATGAAGGCAGCGGCCAAGACACAACCACAAGGACGCGAGAAACTCAGCAACTTCAGTTTAGGTGAAATTAAAAAGCCGGCAAAGTCCAGTGGCTAAAGTACTATCCTTGGGTTCAGAGTAATGATCCTCTATCATTGTTTATCTACTGAGCTGCCGAGTTACCTTTGGCAACGCATCCGGCCATTTCTCTCGGCAGCATTTTCCTATAATTAGCTAGCAGGCTCTTCAGGATAGAAGTACCCTCTGCACACGCACTCGTACAGCAGAGTACGTTGACCATCAGTTGCTCAAAGACCCCAGAGTTGTTGAACCTTCCAACAACAGCCAAACTGAAGTGCTAAAACCAAATTACTGTACAGAGCTCAATGAACTGCTTTGAAATAGAGGCAATTCAAGTGAGACAGCCCTACGTCAGGTTTCTACCTTTGAGGTAGAAGCTTCCATACCCTACCTTAGCTACCTCTATTACTCCCAAAGACTTACAGACAgattaagaaaaatctttcagcaTATACCAACTGTCAATAAAGGTGTTACCCAGTTCACCAGCTGCAATAGCATCAGCGGCCAAAGATTATACCATGTGACCTTGCTCAATTTAGCAatccttaattatttttaagtattgaCTTATGCAAATTGCTAAtatgctcattttaaaatgtatctggAATCTCTTGAACAAACAACAACAAGTTTCACCTTCCTGTGGATACAGAAGAGCAAGTCACTGAGAACACCCAGAGCGGGTAGGGACAGGAGGAACCTCTTCTGTTGAGGATGTCACTATTTACCAACATAAAGGAGCTTACATCTTCCATGAGAAGAGGACAAAGCTTCATAGGCAAGCAGAGCTAGGAACACGACATGCTGCATTCACATCTTCAAACATATTCCAACACAGGACTCCAGTAACCCAATATGTAAGCCCAAGAGGGACACTGCCACCTCAACTCTAAATCTTTCCAACTGCAGTCAGGGCACAAATGCCAACAGGTTGTGCAAAGCAGTAAGAAGGGACCCAAAGAATACATGATTTGAGTAAGAAGTTGCAGAATCAGGGCTGCAGCCTGAGAAGCCATCAGAGTCCAGAATCCCTCTGAAAGATGGGATGAAGAGTTCTATGAAATAAGCTGTACTCAGAAATAGCCTAACAATTTTCTATTTCCATATCCACAGTATAAATCTGTTGAGGTTTTTGTTAGAGAATACCTATGTTCTTCAAAAATGGGGGGGAAGCAGCAACCTACTAATTATAGTGATCCTATAATTAGAGATAATTAGATACATTTACAATTTAGAATTTCCTAATTTAGGTGTTTATGAACcatatatgtatctatatagTGCATGCACAGAGCATCAGTCTTTCCCTCAAGCTAAGAAGAGTAAATTGATAACACATTAAGTTATTGAACATACTTGGATGTGAAAGAGCAAACTGGAATTTAAATTGGTGTTTTGAGTAGGTAACCACAATAGGCACTAATCGGTGTTTTGAGCAGGTAACCATTATAGGTACTTAGGTGTGCcttaaaagaacacaaaattgTTCAGCTTTGACAGCAGTTCCACTGTAAAGTCCCAGAGGACTTTGGGGGGTATAGAGGTGCTTTGTGATGCACCCTACAAATCAAACCATCTGACAGTCTTATCTCCCTATATGAAAGATGGTTAATGAGCTACAAATACTACAACACCCAGCCCTAAGGTTAAAGCCTTACAGGTGATACCTGAGTTGTGATGACAGGTAAGTCCAAGGAAATTCAGGCCCTCACCCTGCAAAGATTTAAGGATCCACTGAGCCCTGAAGGCTGAAACCATGCAAAGCTGGAGCCTGGAGAACAAACAAGGTTTCTCCCATTAGGGACACTgagatacaaaagaaaattcttttcatGTCCAGAACCATGGGGTTCAATTTACCATCTTTGACAGATGACACGAAAACCACCACAGGGCTTAGCTGCGTAAGGCTTCTGCACTTTACAAACTCTTGTGAAGATAACTTCAATAACGATTACCAACTGCTCTAATAATACAGCACAGGGAACCATTTAGTTCTTCCCTGTGGCAAGTGTAACCCAGCCGAAAGCATGTTTAACTCATTCATACCCACTGCCATCAAAGAATCTTGTCTGACATAAAACGCAGATTTTGtttaaatcaaattatattttgacccacatatatttttaagtatatATGCTATAATTCTTTGCACACCTATAATGCTGTCATCCAACTTCTGTTGTTCTTGGATAGATGCATTAACtaatttaagaattttttttccccttttatgtGATTCTTTGGAAAAGAACAGTGTCAAACACGACATTTTATTCTGGTTAAGAAGGAATACTTGAGTCTTACATAGAACACTAATAAAGTAGAAATGCAAGGTTTAGGAGGAGTCAAGAAAAGTAGCTCAATTTTAAGTCATACTCCTTTAACAGCAGCCATATTCCACTTTCTTACAGCAACTACTTGCTAGATGAACCAGACGGACTCGAAAGTATATACAGAGCAATGATTGGAAACAAAGAGAGGGAGATGAAATTAAGAGCTCTCTGTGACACTCAGCTTTCTGCTAAACCCATTATCACCAGCCTTCTGTGTTCAGCAAAATCCCACAAGAATTCCAAGGGGCTGGAGGATGGCAGCGTGACAGGCACTCACAACGCAGAGGGCAGCAAGCTAGAGGTGCCATTTCTACCGAAATACACAGACACTGCCAAAGGTGCAGGCAATGAGGTAATGGCTGAGGAAACAAAGGTAGTGAAGGAGTTCATACAGAACAGCATGTTCAGCTCTGCCATGAGTAGTACAGCTGTGTCACCACCACCAACAGCAGAAAGTCAAGCCACaggacagaagcagcagctcccaccatTTGCCAAGATTTACTCCAAAACCGACTCCGATGCAGTCACAAATAATCCAGGTATGGATCTGGGCATGGTCCTTGAACATCAGCTGGCAGTCATGGGAAAACTAAAATGTAAACCAGAAGCTGCTGAAAAGCAGATGGCAGGAGCCAGTCAAGCATCACTGCAGCACTTGCTCTATGGTGATGTCCTTTCCAAGCCTTGTGTAATAGACTGAAAACTACTGAGCCATCCTTTTCCATTCAAGAATTCTCATTTTATACTAGGGCACTGGTATCTCCCTCCCCTCTAACCAGCACCTGTCCAATGTCCTCTCACATGTTGAAATAGAGTAGATATAGGAAGGTCATGACCATGGAGATTTATGCATTTGGTCAGTATTTTCTAGAAGCtagtttttttgggtttggggtggaggtttttttggagttgggggttttttgttggtttgggtttgtgtgtttttggggtttttttgtagtgtCATGATTTTTGGGTTCCCAGTGCAAGACATTTAAGAGATCCCGATTTCCACAGAGTATCGATAACTACATTCCCTGAAGCATCTTAGATTAGACAAAAACAGTGGTGTATGGATCTACTGTTTCAGCTTCTGGACTAATTTATCAGTCTGGAGACTTAGGACACAATCAACTTACTCTCTGCTGCAATTTCCTTATCTCAGAGGATTTTGAACTTTGGGCAAAGGTTCTTGTTCTATTCTTACAATTTCATTCGTTCTTATGGCTCAGGCAATTAGCTTTATTCCAGGTCCCATGGGTCAGAGTTTGATGGCCCTACAAGTGAATTTGAACTGCTAATTGCTGAGTTTGGGTCTCTGTGTTACAGAACCTTAGCCTGCAAAAGTAATGGATATCTTGAACAGATTTTGCTTACAGGCAAAGCATGTCCTCTTAATCGCAAGTGTTCCacagattaatgaagaaaatgcatgtttattAATATCTTTaaccttgttttgttttacagtaaCTACTGCAACATGGGataaaaaacatgttaaatacAATCCAAGTACTTCAGGCTTTACTACTACTTCAGTGACCACACCATTAAATCAGCCAGTGTGGCAGAGTCTGAGCTTCCCTCCACTTCCCATCTTTCCCAACCACTCAAACTTTCCACAGTTTCAGGTAATGTCACACACCCACATTTTGTGAGAAGGTAGAACACTCCCAAGCCTATTTCGACAGACTCAGggcactgcctgctgctgttttgACAGCTGCTTTCCGATTTGTAGAGTAGAGTAAGAAACCAGGTTGCTGTCCTACTACAGTAAGTTATATTAAGTGGCTCTGGGTCATAAACAAAGCTTTAATAGCACATGTAATGCAGTCCTCTGAGATGGTTGCGATGATATCAAAGGATGATGTATTATTGACACAGATACTGAATGTTGACCTCTCTCAGCCTTCATTAGTTTCCATTTTCACCttgtatttacaaatatttcaccttgtatttacaaatatttcatgcAATTGCCCTGTTTACAGACTGGGATACTGCTTTCTTAGTCTAGTGAAACAGGACTTCATATCAAAGTAAAAAAGCCAAATACGATTAGGAAGAAGCTGAATGTTCaagttgaaataaataaaagaatgaatACTGGGAATCTCATGTAGCCATAGCTTTTTATGGGCTATGCTCCCCTAGTTCCCTTtgattctgcaaaaaaaaaaaaaaaaatccacaaaaaccACACCAGAAACAAAGCTATGGTTCTCTAGCAGGATTCAGCTCATCCTACAAGCTGACAAAAGTTGTCACCAACCTGTTATAAAAGACAGGGTGGAGACACATGACCCAGAGCACACGTGTTTTGCCAGACTGAGCTCCCCTGGAAGCTTAAAGTCCAagaattttcactttttccacTAAGTCAATGCTTAGTTAGCACAACAGATACCTACTTAGCGTAAGATGAGCCAACAGCCCATCCACCTCTCAGCAGTCAACAGGGAACTGAACTTCTCCCCAGGCAGAACAGAGCTATAGAGTGGAAAGCAGACTCCTGTTCCGGAGGTGTCCAACTTAGGGAGACAAAGAGAAGACTTTTGCCCAAAGCCAAGAAATATACTTATCTCAACCTGGTTTCTTTGAGCATAGCATCCCCCTAAAAAGCTTATGCAGAAGTAAATAATGGACCAACCcagactgttttaaaaatcatgccTTACATATGCTTAACAGGGTCCGTATCATCAGAGAGCAATGATCCCCTATCAGCCAGCTCTGCACCCTTCCTTTGGATGCTATTCAAGACAGGTGCGTTTAAATGGTTATGAATATGCTTTAATTTGCAGAACACAGATGCTAAGCACAATAGATTAGTCAGAGCAGTTTGTCATGTGCCAAGATTGACATTGGTGCCATTGCAAAAATAGATTTGGGGACGAGATGCTGACGAGATGTAAGTTAATACAGTCTGCTGGATCACTACGTGCTCCAAATAGCTCAAGAGATGGCCTTGAGCCTctaactgaaaacatttcttgctTATGCTCTAGTTTTGTATAAAATTGGGAAAGACCACTGTGtgtgtctgaaaaaaatatcttttgacAACTCCAGTTTCTACTTATGGGGTTACTGCCTTGTCAGTATTCCtgtcccacttttttttttttttttttttcctcttaacgtatgctatttcttttccctcctcagGTAGCTCCACACAGCCCACAGCAGATTTTCCAGCCACCTTACCCTCCGATGTTAAACTACATCACCCTGGTTCAGCCTGGTTACCCATACCAGCACAGTACCCCACCTACACTATCCAGCAACATCCAGGATCTAATGGCAGGCGATGGGATCCAGTATCCATTCTCTCCTTCCTATGGGTATGGCCATGCAGAtctgctttctatttttccaGTACTTTAGGGCAAGTTTGTTAGTTGCTGTAAACCTGCACAGAGCTAAAGATTTAATTGGCAGTTGGGTTTCCCAGTTACTTTCTCACCAAATTCCAGATCTGAACAAAAAGACAAGAATTACTCTAAGGTCTAAATTCTAAAGTAATTGTGATACAAACCCGGAGTAATTAGTTTTGGGTGAATGAAGCTGAAACACTGTGCTACAGGAGATGCTACCTACAACTTCCACTCATTATTATGGGTAAAAATTATGAACAATttaccaaaaataaatatttcaacatGATAGAAACCGAAATATTTTGACACTGTCAGAATGAAATTAAAGGATTCTGTTTAATACCCTTCTATAAAAGCTGTAGTTAAAATCAACATATTCCAAGGATCTGGTAAAATAATCTCTGGAGATTCCAGTTctatatataattttctgttaaatgcTTATGGGATAGACAGGAATAGCACATACTTCTCCCCTAGATCACCTTCCCAGAAACCATATtacacatcaaaaaaaaaagcagataaatgCTTCTAAGAGCTCCAtgattaggaagaaaaaagtaatttagaagTTAGATGTAATCTCCTGAAGCTTgactaaatttcattttctgttttaggTTTGGTTCTACACCTGGAGGAGCTGTGACAACTAACCTCAACTACTTTTCCAGTGAGAGCTATGTAAAATTTTAAGTGAACCCAGTTTTCCTATCCTAGTATTCAGAGAAAAGCCTGCTATCTATCTATTATAAGTCCTAGGGTGCTATAAGGATTTCATGTTTTCCCCAAAGTGAACATTTCCGTCTAGAATAATCCCCTATGATTTACAGAGTAAGAAACAACTGCATGACAAttcatctgaaataattttttttttaggatgaCAGAATAAGaaggggcttttttgttttggaagatggagacaaataataaaaatgttttatttatgacAAATGCCTGAGCTGCTTAGAATTGATTGTTGGTGCAATAACGGTGGTTGATAGAAAAGAGTCTTGGCTGCAAGTTTCAGAGATAGTAACTTTAGTTGTATATTCAAAATGAGAGTAACACAAATTCATTCAATATCTGGGTGGTGCAGCTCCACACATGACATGTTCCTGTCTTATTACCTCAAACTCTAATGCTAATCCAGATGGTAATCTGATTTTTAGTACTAAAGAAGAAGATCGAGCCATAAAGCTTGTATGAAGAATGCTGTTCAACTACATTCCTTTGGTTATTTAACTCAGGAGTTTCAAGGCTCTCACTTTTGACAGTGAGCCTTTGCCCCTGCAAAAtagcttctgctttctctggagCCTGCACCACTACTGCAAAGCCAGAGCAGCAAGGCTTCCTCTAGACAATGAATATGGCTATTTGTCTGCTGTATTTCAGCCAGTTTGTGGGTCAGAAGTAGAAAAGTGATTGCATGGGATTCTACAGCCTGCGTGATACACGTCAGAACAAATTACCACAAAAGTCTCTCCCAGCCTTAAGACTAGTGAATAAGGTCTCAGTCACAAAGATCTGTCAGTTTGCAATCATCCAGCCCTACACCCAGCAGCATGCAAGTCAGACTGCTCTTAAATTCCAGGAGACATATTTATACTTTGCTTAAGAAGGATACTGCACCCATACAAGTCAAGATGTGAAATTAACTTTTTACACTGCTTAACAAAAGCCTGGGTATTTTGCAAATAGTTTAAGTCCTACAAAGTGTAGAGCACCATTCATTCCTGGAGGAGCCAATGGGACCAAATATGCCTAACCTCTGTAGGCAAAGTAATTCGTAAGAGGACAGCCTTCAATAGTGGCTCATAattcaaacaaaatacagagcatCCTTCCATTCACTGAACTTTAGACTTGGCCCCAGATAAACAaacaccagatttttttctctcctgccagTAAATAAAACTACTcttgcaactttaaaaaaatttagctcttctttccctttaatTCTGTTTAATGTAAATAGTACAACTTAAGTTGCGTAGACTTATCTGAAGCTAGTAAAGAATTCACATGGATTATGTTTACTCTTCTAAGGCTGATAAACAATCTTGCAGTGATCCTTCAGGTGACATTTTGCACATTATAACTAGTTTACTCCTCTTCTCACTGTTCCTCTTCCCACATTGCATCAACATCTATTTTGGGTTACCCAGATGGCTGAGGTGATCTAGGACAATTTATAATGAGAAATTCACGGTTTGGCAAGATGTGCCCACTAGCCCTTTTTTCTCCACATACTGCTGTAGGCCAAAATTTCAACTAAGATAAATTAGACAAGCAATTAGGAACCTCTAGTGTTTCCACAAAGCATCAACATTCTTCACTCTCCTCGCCTTGTGGGTAAGGTGACAGGTTGATAACATAACACAACCTGAAAGACTGTTAAAGTAATACCAAGGCAGCCAGGAGAAATCAAAGCCAAAGCCCATATATTGTTTACAAACTCTCACCAGCGTTAGCAACAATGATCTTACAGTTCCAATGCACTCCATATCCAAAAAGACCAGAAGAGGAGACACACACCAGTATAGAGACCACTTTTGTCATTTCACCAACGCTTAATTTGTTAGCAACAAGTAACCTGAACCAGGTATATCACTATTGTACCACAGTTCAGGCTAGAAATCTGTGTGATCTCTTCAGGGAACTGAGTTTAGCCGATGCAAAAATGAGTTACCTCCAGGGTCCCATGAGGAATGAGGCCATAGGATCATTAAGTCACGAGTTGTCTAAAGCACAGCTGTATCCCTCAGTCAGTAACACTAGCACACTAAGGCAGGACTGCATGTTTTTTCTGCCCAAAATGCTTGCCTTGTTTTCAGCACAGGAGCAAAGGTACCTAATGAAGATgcttgtcaatttttttttttttcttccccattatTCAACATGTGGCTGTGGGGCCCAGATATAGCTACAGAAGTATTCCAGTTCTCAGGAGCTTTTTGCTTGTACTTGGAAATCCACAGTTCCAGTTCTCCTGCAAGAGACTGTCCATATCCTCCATTATGTCTGTTAGAGGTTTCCTTTCAAAAGGAattttacagaacaaaataatttacttaTGTTTTTCAAAACCTAAACTTGGATCAGAATTTGCTTTGGCTAAAGTCAGATACATTCTGCCCCAGtaaattcccattttctttaAGTAGAATAGAAGCCtggatttttctgctgttaaatCCACTGGCTGTTTTTCTCCAATATTCCTAATGCAATTAGCATAACAAGATAAAGGAATCATCAagtccttttccatttttcttcctttataaaAGGACTGATGACAAACTGGGAATCAGAATCTGTATTGAATTACATTTGCCACAAAAGAGTTCATTAAGTAATAGTACGTAATAAAAATCGTCTGTCAACTTGAAGGATAGACCAAATCCACTTAACGAAACAGCTGGTTATTTTCTAGAGCACTCTATAGCTCATAAACGGTCAATATGAGcaaggagaaagacagaaacaaagggAAATAAGGAACAGTTCGGATACTAGCATATTAAGCCACAGTTTCAAGGCTCTTGTCTTCTGCACAGTTGTAGCATGACTGTAGGTAATACTTTGCCCTTGGGTACCCTGATTTCCCCCCCATCATAGTGGTAGCAATAGCTCTTTTTCACCAGGAAAAGGATTATGAGGCTGAGTGCATGACAGACTATGAGATGCTTCAACAGCTGAAGCATCATCAGGCAATCTGAATTTCTATCTTGCTCCAACATATCAAATGGCCCCGATGATGATGGGCTGGGGTAGCATTTCCTGCCCCCAACTTCCACGCACAAGGCTGAAGCTGCACTACCGCATCCTAGTGGAAAAGCATCACTGCTCCCAGCCTCCCTTACCAGGCAATTCAAATGTAAAGATGCTTCTGACTGGCAAAATTTGTACTCTCAGCAGCAAAtctgggaagagaaagcagaaggatcAGTGCTAGTCCTTTGCTGTAAACAAGCCATATTGGCTCCTAACAGAAAATTTGCCTCCCTTTCCACATTCAGCTCACTCACTGAATAATCCAAATCCATGCAAACCATCTGCACTGCTCTGGCTCAAGGGATTTGTTCCAAGATCCTAGAGGCCCCTTAACATGCCACTTTTACTGTAGGAGTACTACAGGTAACATCCAGTGCCAGAGACAGCTTGTTGGGAGTAAAGGTCATCCATGACATGGCATTGCTATGCACCTCCGGTGCCCTTCTTGCATGTATTTAACACAACATAGTCTCAGAAGAGCAACCCTTCTTAAAAAGGGTCAGTTTCATTTTAAGCTTGTTGACTCTTCACCATTTATAGATTTATTGCAAGACACATTCTTAGTGGTCCTGTTCTTCCACATATCTACAAAAGTTTTAGACAGCAGATTTATACAGTGCTTTAATAAAGTCTCAGAAGAGAATGGATGCTGAAGCCCTATTGCGGCCTATACTTGACTGCACACTAGATCCTTCTCAGCCAATCAACTAAGCAAAACTAGTTACGATTATTAGAAAAAATCCATTATGCTGTTCTGAGAGTCTCACATTGCAACACAGT is a genomic window containing:
- the C16H1orf94 gene encoding uncharacterized protein C1orf94 homolog; the encoded protein is MLPGGNRFSAPAVTSEGPFPLGPFPRHIWIHNNTPQDGLDEACHEIWKRVQRLSEELQPPSLVPPLPYALCSDLSGTLQRDSINSQSNNYLLDEPDGLESIYRAMIGNKEREMKLRALCDTQLSAKPIITSLLCSAKSHKNSKGLEDGSVTGTHNAEGSKLEVPFLPKYTDTAKGAGNEVMAEETKVVKEFIQNSMFSSAMSSTAVSPPPTAESQATGQKQQLPPFAKIYSKTDSDAVTNNPGMDLGMVLEHQLAVMGKLKCKPEAAEKQMAGASQASLQHLLYVTTATWDKKHVKYNPSTSGFTTTSVTTPLNQPVWQSLSFPPLPIFPNHSNFPQFQGPYHQRAMIPYQPALHPSFGCYSRQVAPHSPQQIFQPPYPPMLNYITLVQPGYPYQHSTPPTLSSNIQDLMAGDGIQYPFSPSYGFGSTPGGAVTTNLNYFSSESYVKF